The Alkalihalobacillus sp. TS-13 genomic interval TTCTGCCACTCCATACCAAATAGCTGAAATTCCGGTATGGTAACTGAGTTCTAGAATGGCGATATAGGAAGACCCGGAGAAGAGACCAGTGATACAGACCATGACGAAAAATGTATTGAACCCTCTTCCGCCAACGAAGAAACCATTTCCATCACTCGCACGTTTCCTCGCCACCCGGCTGACTAAGATCAATAAAAACGTATAAGCGAGTGCAAATCCTATGAACCAATAACCTACTGTTGTCATCCTGTTTCCTCCTTTGCTGTAGTTGTAAATCCGTACATTCAATCCCTTTAAAACAGAAAAAACCCCTTCCAAGAGGAAGAGGCTGCTTTCTCTTCCTCATCTGTCAGACATGAAGTCTGTTGGACGTAGCACCTTATTATTTTCAAAAGAAAATAACAGGTTGCTGCAGGTTCATAGGACCAATTTCCTCCCCTGCTCTCGATAAGGATGTTTCTCCGTATAAAGTTAACTAATACCCTACAAGGAATACGAACTTTTGTCAATCCATTTTTAGAAGATTTCGATTATTTCGGCATCTGAAAGTTAAAAGGGAACTTTATCCAATTGGCACCGTATAAGTTGATAATCATAGGCTTCTTAGGTAGTGCTAAAGAGAGAAGTTAAATAAACATTTTGGAGCATTTACAGAACGTTCTCGTAGAAATACACTAAGGACTATCAAAGGGTCTGTGATTCCTCTATTTTGAATCCCGATTAAAGGAGCGAATAGTTGTGAAAAAGAAAATAGGTATTATCGGCAGTGGAACAGCAGGCTTGCATCTTGCTTATGCACTCAGAAAGGATTTCGATTTGACAGTTTTTCATTCTAGCCTTCCAGAAGAACTCCGTAAAGGACGCATAATGTCTACCCAGGTACACTTTGGACCTACTCGCTTACGTGAAAGACGGTTCCATATGCCTGAATGGGAAGCGACACCTCTTCTTGAAAGTATACATATCACAGTTGGGGACCAAAAACTATTTGTCGGCAGGTTAAAAGAATCTGCTTCATCAATAGACCAACGTCTTTATTTCTCACATTGCATAGAAGATCTTAAAGAAAAAGGTGTAGCATTTCACTATGATAAAGTTGATGAAGTACAACTTAGAAAATTGACTAGCGACTTCGATTTAATCATTGATTGTTCTGGAAAATCTGGTCCTCTGTTTGCTTTTCCCCTCAATACAACATTGTCTCCATTTCACCAGCCACAACGAAAATGTGCAGTAGGATATTTTACAGGGGTTTCGCACGAAAAACCTCTAGGTGTAAACGTAACGATTCTTCCTGAGGTCGGTGAAATGTTCGAAATTCCCGCAATAACTGAAGAAGGACAGGTCACCATTCTCTTCCTTATGCCTATTCCGAACCAAAAACTCGATATCTTTAAAGGGATAAAAAGTGGTGATGAATTCACTGCCAGAATGAAAGTAGTTCTTGAATCGTTTTTCCCTAATATATATGAACGTGTTGAAAAAGAAAATTTTTCATTATCGGATGAAGGCGCTTTTCTACAAGTGGCCATCAAACCAGAAATCAGAAAACCTTACTTAACATTTAAAGATCGTTTGGTTGTCGGTTGCGGGGATAGTGTGTTTTTGAATGATCCAATCACTGGTCAAGGATGTAACCTTAGCTCATATTGTGCAGAAAAATTGTATGAGACCTTGATTGAAAATAAGGATTCAGTTTGGGATAGCCAAGTCGGAGAATCATATTGGGAGCGTGTAAAACCTTATGTAAAAGAAGTGACAGAGTGGACAAATGCAATGACCCAGCCGATTCCCCAACATATCATTGAATTATTAGTTCAAGGAGCGAAGGATCAGTCGATTGCTGATAATGTGGCAGAATGGTTTGCACAACCAACTACAGCTCACGAAGCCTTCTTTCAAAAGACCAATGGGTGAAATTTTATAGGAACATAAAAAAGAAGCGGTGATCTTGCTCGCTTCTTTTTTCTATGTTCTCTATTAATGTAACGTTCTATATACACCGATCACTTTACCAAGAATAGTGACGCTGTTAAGAATGATCGGCTCCAACGAAGAATTTTCTGGTTGTAGACGAATGAAATCTTTTTCCTTGAAGAAACGTTTGACTGTCGCTTCATCATCTTCTGTCATTGCAACGACGATGTCACCGTTATTAGCTGATGGCTGTTGCTTGACGATCACCATATCCCCGTCATAGATTCCTGCCTCTATCATACTATCACCCTGGACAACTAATGCGAATACATTGTCATCTCCGACCATATGATCTGGTAGAGGGAAGTACTCTTCTATATTCTCGATCGCGGTGATAGGTTGACCTGCTGTTACTTTACCGATTACAGGAATATTGATAGATTCACTTTTTGGAATGGTAGTATCCATATCCTCAGTGATGACTTCGATCGCTCTCGGTTTTGTCGGATCTCGTCTGATTAGTCCTTTTTTCTCCAGACGGGACAGGTGTCCATGAACGGTCGAACTTGAAGCAAGTCCGACTGCTTCACCTATTTCACGGACAGAAGGGGGATAACCCTTATGTTTGACCTCGAACTTTATGTAATTAAGTATATCTTGTTGACGGCGTGATAGTTTCATTCTGTCCACCTCTTTTCTCCTCAATTATTGCATTAAGTATATCACTTGTTCGACAAAAATACAAACATAAGTTCGAGAAAAAACTGTTGACAGGAACAAACGTTCTTAATACAATGAAATCATCAAATGAGAACAAGTATTCGTATCGGAGGGTTTAAAGGTGAAAAAAACAAACAGGCAGAACGGTTGGTCTTTTGTTATTGTATTGATAGCTATAGGGATGACTATGGGCACTTATTCTTTTGTGAACGCAAAATCTGATACAACAGAGAAATACATAGATGTTAAGATTGAGGAAGGTGATACTCTCTGGGAATTATCAACGAAGTTCAAAGAGAACCACACCTTTACAACGGATGCCTTCGTCAAGTGGGTAGAAAGCACGAATGGAGTAAAAGCGGAAAAGCTGCAGCCAGGAGACACAGTCGTCATTCCGGTTGAAGCGGAGAAAAATCAACTTGCATCCAAGTAATACACCGTGAAGGGAACATATTATGAGAGCACTCATTTATTGCAGGGTAAGTACTGAAAAGGAAACACAGGCATCCTCTCTTGAACGTCAAGAAGATGAACTGAATCAATTAGCCAATCATTTTGGCTTCACAGTCGTTGAATCGATCCATGAAATGAAGAGTGGATATGATGTGGACCGTGAAGGGATGCTGCAAGTTTTAGATCTTGCAAGGGATGAAAAGATAGACGTCCTCCTTGTCCAGGATGAAACAAGAATCGGAAGAGGAAGTGCAAAAATCGCGATTCTTCATACACTAGGTAAGTATGGAGTGAAATGTTTTACTATCAGTGAACAGGGCGAACTCCAATTGACAGAGGCTGACTCGATGGTTCTTGAAATCGTTAGTCTAGTTGAAGATTACCAACGAAAGCTTCATAACGCTAAGATAAAGAGAGGTATGAAGCGTGCTGTTGAGGGTGGATACCAACCAGAAAAGAATCTCTCTAACCTGAATCAAGGTGGACGTGAGAAGAAAGAGATCCCAACCGAAGAAATTGTTCGTTTAAGAAACTTGGATTTGACGTTCCAGGAGATTGCCACTACTTTACAAGGATTTGGCTATGATGTCTCGAAAGCGACAGTACACAGACGTTACCAGGATCATCAGAACAATAGTGACCGGACAGAAGATTAGAAATATGATTGGAAATACGTTAAAATAAAACAATCAAGTCTTGTAAAAGGAGTATGGCAATGCTATCGAAACAAAAAATAGATCGGATAAATGAACTGGCACGAAAAGCGAAAAACGAAGGATTAAATAAGGAAGAGCAGGAAGAACAACAAAAATTGCGTAAAGAATATTTGAAAGCATTCCGAGGGGGTTTCAAGAATCAATTACGCTCGATAAAGGTTGTTGACCCTGAAGGTAATGACGTCACCCCTGACAAATTAAAAAATGAAAAGAAGCGTTATCACTAATAAACAAGCCTGATTTGAAAAAGGATTCAAATCAGGCTTGTTTTTGTATTGCATCAGTTCCAGTTTTTGATATACTGTTATATAACAAAAGCTGAGGGAGTGGATGAACTGATGTTCTCAATTACGAGTCCAGTAGTGGAAATGTACAGACAAGAAATGGGATTGGAAAATGGGGATGCACTTCAACTATTCTGCCGATATGCAGGAAGTGAATCAGGACTATGTATCGGTGTAGAACGTGGACTACCAAGGGACGATGATTACGTACAGGAAGTTGATGGAATCCGTTTTTTTGTTCGGCCTCATGAAGTTTGGTTTGTAGAGGAAATGAAGATGGACTATGATGATGCCACTGATCATTTTCGAATTGAATTACCGAGTATAGCTTAACTGAAGATATTTAAAGGAATGCCTGTACCATAACAGATGGTAGAGGCATTTTTATTTTGCACTCCATACTTTGAGTCGATTATGGAACACTGTTTTTCTGCTGATAAAAAGATATTTTAATGTTGTTTTTTAAGCGATATTCACGACACTCCTGTGGGAAAAGCGAGCCAGGCGAGACCCCGCTACGAATTAAGGATCTTCGACTATAATAATGAACTTCGACTAAATACCACCACGTCCTATGGTGAACGTCGAAGTCAGTACATCCTGTACAAGTACGTCCTGTGGTGAACGTTGAAGCCAGCAGAAGGAAAGCTTCTAAGAATTCTCATCGCAGACACGAAAATGATTTCATTTTTGTGTTGACATCCTGTGCAAGTGAGCGAGGAGGCTGAAGTAATGTCTAGCTCAGCGACCATTCACTTGGATTACTTCAAACTTCCTGCGGCGGTCGACACATTGATTGACATCCTTATGAGTGAGCCCACGCAGAACCAAGTCTTTGTTTGGTTCGAGCCTCCTCGTCCGTTTTCAAGTGACCTTCGTGATTAAACAGGTCGCTTCCGCTTTTCTCGAGCCAGCGGAAAGTGAGTGAATTACGGAAAAATCAACATTTTAGAATAACAAAGCTCTAAGATAACTTAGTTTAAAATCCTCATAATTTTGAATTTTTATGACGAATGACCACGAGTCTTGTGAATTTTGATTAGAGAGTATATCATGGAAAAGGAATGAAAGAATAAAGGTGTAACAAGAAAGGATGAATCGTCGTGTCAACTTCAATTGAGCAATTATCAATTAATACAATTCGTACGTTGTCCATCGATAGCGTAGAGAAAGCTAATTCTGGACATCCAGGTATGCCAATGGGCGCTGCCCCGATGGCTTATGCATTATGGAGTAAGCATATGAACCATAACCCATCAAACCCTGATTGGTTCAATAGAGACCGTTTTGTGTTATCAGCTGGTCACGGTTCCATGCTTTTATACAGTCTCCTGCATCTTTTCGGATACGACGTATCATTAGATGATTTGAAGAATTTCCGCCAATGGGGGAGCAAGACACCAGGACATCCTGAATACGGAGATACGCCAGGTGTTGAAGCAACTACCGGACCACTAGGTCAAGGAATTGCAATGGCCGTTGGTATGGCAATGGCAGAACGTCATTTGGCTGCTACATACAATCGTGATGATTTCAACGTTGTCGATCACTATACCTACAGCATTTGTGGTGATGGTGATTTGATGGAAGGTGTATCAGCGGAAGCTGCATCTCTTGCAGGGCATCTGCGTCTTGGGCGTTTGATCGTCATGTATGATTCCAACGATATTTCTCTTGATGGTGACCTTCACATGTCCTTCTCTGAAAGTGTTAAAG includes:
- a CDS encoding styrene monooxygenase/indole monooxygenase family protein; translated protein: MKKKIGIIGSGTAGLHLAYALRKDFDLTVFHSSLPEELRKGRIMSTQVHFGPTRLRERRFHMPEWEATPLLESIHITVGDQKLFVGRLKESASSIDQRLYFSHCIEDLKEKGVAFHYDKVDEVQLRKLTSDFDLIIDCSGKSGPLFAFPLNTTLSPFHQPQRKCAVGYFTGVSHEKPLGVNVTILPEVGEMFEIPAITEEGQVTILFLMPIPNQKLDIFKGIKSGDEFTARMKVVLESFFPNIYERVEKENFSLSDEGAFLQVAIKPEIRKPYLTFKDRLVVGCGDSVFLNDPITGQGCNLSSYCAEKLYETLIENKDSVWDSQVGESYWERVKPYVKEVTEWTNAMTQPIPQHIIELLVQGAKDQSIADNVAEWFAQPTTAHEAFFQKTNG
- the lexA gene encoding transcriptional repressor LexA; amino-acid sequence: MKLSRRQQDILNYIKFEVKHKGYPPSVREIGEAVGLASSSTVHGHLSRLEKKGLIRRDPTKPRAIEVITEDMDTTIPKSESINIPVIGKVTAGQPITAIENIEEYFPLPDHMVGDDNVFALVVQGDSMIEAGIYDGDMVIVKQQPSANNGDIVVAMTEDDEATVKRFFKEKDFIRLQPENSSLEPIILNSVTILGKVIGVYRTLH
- a CDS encoding LysM peptidoglycan-binding domain-containing protein: MKKTNRQNGWSFVIVLIAIGMTMGTYSFVNAKSDTTEKYIDVKIEEGDTLWELSTKFKENHTFTTDAFVKWVESTNGVKAEKLQPGDTVVIPVEAEKNQLASK
- a CDS encoding recombinase family protein, with amino-acid sequence MRALIYCRVSTEKETQASSLERQEDELNQLANHFGFTVVESIHEMKSGYDVDREGMLQVLDLARDEKIDVLLVQDETRIGRGSAKIAILHTLGKYGVKCFTISEQGELQLTEADSMVLEIVSLVEDYQRKLHNAKIKRGMKRAVEGGYQPEKNLSNLNQGGREKKEIPTEEIVRLRNLDLTFQEIATTLQGFGYDVSKATVHRRYQDHQNNSDRTED
- a CDS encoding DUF896 domain-containing protein, with the protein product MLSKQKIDRINELARKAKNEGLNKEEQEEQQKLRKEYLKAFRGGFKNQLRSIKVVDPEGNDVTPDKLKNEKKRYH
- a CDS encoding HesB/YadR/YfhF family protein is translated as MFSITSPVVEMYRQEMGLENGDALQLFCRYAGSESGLCIGVERGLPRDDDYVQEVDGIRFFVRPHEVWFVEEMKMDYDDATDHFRIELPSIA